The sequence AAATTTTCATTCACACTAAATAGATAGAAACAGAGAATCTTCACGTGAAAAGTGTAGTATAAACAAATTTCAAACAATAACAAATACTTGAGTTAAATGTGTTCATTTTGCTCTAGACTTCATAGTTGTACAATAACGATGCATTTCTCAGGTATTGCAAAGTTTGAGACCAGTATGGTGGTTGACAATTTAAGTTACATAATTGTATATAAGTTACATATTGATGATACTGCCAATAGTTTTTAAGTAGTAAGGCAAAGTTAACTCTGTGTACATTTAAGAATTCCTGTGTCAATTAATATCTATAATAATTGAAAGGAACTGAATAATCAGTCCCCAAATAATCTCTTTGTTACTTGCCTAcctatttcttctgaaatatgctgcagtttattttctctcttctttttctttaattgtatACACaattatgtgtattttttatataatcATGTTACACTATTAAAGAGGTTTAAAATGTGTTCTTATACTAAATATACATGAACTACATTATGCACATTAAAAATTATCTACaggaaaaacagtattttgtctACTTCCTTTTCAGTTTGAGGATACAAGGATTACAGAGGAAATAACTTTTAACTTACATACATAATGCAGAATCAAAGGAGAAGTTCCCTGTATCCTgttagaatatatatatatattttcttacattaTTGAATGAAACCAAATCTTGTATCTTCTCTTTAGCAGCTGGACAAAATTAAGCTGAGCTTAGAAAGGTACTTTTAAAATCTGCAATGTTATATGGTGATGTAAAGAATTAATCCAAAATATATAAGCTTTGATGTAAATTGCTTGGGGCAGTAATTTACTATTTCTATACACTGGTAAACCATACACtatataaattttatatttttatatagaaaatgcttttctgattATCTTCTCCTGAGGTGTATCAGCATGAAAATACTGAAGCACTCCTTATGACTCTCTGTTGATTCAGTACattaaattaaacatttcaaGAAAAGCTGAGACAGGGCAGGCTAGGGATAAGCAATCTCCCTTCCTgcccctccctctccctgcccccccaaaaaagaaagaaaggaaggaaagaaagaaacaaaacatacaaaacagaaattgcaCGAATTGTGAAATCATGACTGTTGCTNNNNNNNNNNNNNNNNNNNNNNNNNNNNNNNNNNNNNNNNNNNNNNNNNNNNNNNNNNNNNNNNNNNNNNNNNNNNNNNNNNNNNNNNNNNNNNNNNNNNgctttttctttttccatgccTCCCCCCACCCCTTCTTTATTATAGAATCTGCTGAGCAAGATGAAGCTCTGGATTTTTGTGGTATGTTCAGTTCTGGTTGCATCTGATCCTTTCCAGTCAGAAACATCTTTTACTAGAATCAGAGGATCTTGTCAGAGTTTGTGTTCCTGTGAAGAAAAGGATGGCACTATGATTATAAACTGTGAAGAAAGAGGCATCAAGATGGTGTCAGAAATAAATGTCCCACCATCACGGCCTTTCCATCTTAATTTGTTAAACAATGGCTTGACAGTGCTACATGTGAATGATTTTGCTGGCCTTGTTAATGCTATCTCTCTACATCTTGGATTTAATAATATTGCAGATATTGAGCCTGGGGCTTTTAATGGTCTCAACCTTCTTAAGCAACTTCATATCAATCACAATTCTTTAGAAATACTTAAAGAAGATACATTTGATGGATTGGAAAATTTGGAATTTCTTCAAGCAGACAACAATTTCATCACAGTGATTGAAGCAAGTGCCTTTAGCAAGCTCAGTAGGCTTAAAGTGCTTATTTTGAATGATAATGCTATTGAGTACCTTCCTCCAAACATATTTCGTTTTGTGCCATTGACTCATTTAGATCTTCGGGGAAACCAGTTACAGACACTACCATATGTTGGTTTTTTAGAACACATTGGTAGAATACTAGACCTTCAGTTGGAAGATAATAAATGGGCTTGTAACTGTGATTTGCTTCAGCTGAAGACATGGCTGGAAAACATGCCTCCTCAGTCAATAATAGGAGATGTTGTATGCAATAGTCCTCCAGTTATCAAAGGCAGCATATTAAACAGGTTGAAAAAAGAATCACTTTGTCCCATTCCTACTGTCAATGAACTTGAAGATCCTTCAGGGTCACTGCCCTTGGTTATAACCACCTCTGTAAGTGATAGTCACTTGTCAACTAAGGTCATTCCTATACTGAAAGCTCCTactaaagaaacaaatttaatGCTTCATACTTCAAAGCCAACTACACAATTTCCAGGAATCTATTGTCCCATTCCCTGTCACTGCACCAGCCATATGCTCTCAGGAGTTCTCATGCACTGTCAGGAGCGAAATATTGAAAGCCTGTCTGATTTAGGACCTCCTCCTACAAATCCTAAAAAACTTATTCTAGCAGGAAACATTATTCAGACATTACTTAAGTCAGATCTTATGGACTATGCTAGTCTGGAAATGCTTCATCTGGGGAACAATCGTATTGAAATCCTCGAGGAAGGAGCTTTCATGAATCTGACTAAACTGCAGAAACTGTATCTCAATGGCAATCATCTTACAAAGCTAAGTCAGAATCTTTTCCTTGGCCTTCAACACCTTGAATACTTGTACCTTGAATATAATGCCATCAAAGAAGTTTTACCAGGGACATTTAATACAATGCCAAAACTTAAGGTCCTCTACTTAAATAATAACCTTTTGCAGACTTTACCACCCCATATCTTTTCTGGGGTGCCACTTGCCAGattaaatctgaaaacaaaccagTTTGCTCATTTGCCAGTGAGCAATATCTTGGATGAACTGGATATGTTGGTACAAATTGAACTTGAAGACAACCCCTGGGACTGTACATGTGATTCAGTTGGACTGCAAAAATGGATACAAAAGCTGAGTAAGAGTACAATGATGGGTGACATTTTTTGTAAATCTCCAGgacacttagaaaaaaaaaactgaaatccCTGAATAGTGAAGTCTTGTGTCCAGATTTAATAAACAGCCCTGCCCTACCAACTCATGCTAGTTTTGCAGTTGTAGCAACTTCTACTACTAGCAACACTGCAGACACCATCCTGCAATCACTTACAGATGCTGTCCCACTTTCTGTTCTAATACTGGGACTTCTAATTGTGTTTATAATTATTGTATTTTGTGCAGCAGGAATAGTTGTTCTTGTTCTGCATCGGCGGCGAAgatgtaaaaagaaacaagccaGTGAACAAATGAGGGATAGTAGCCCAGTTCACCTTCAGTACAGCATGTATGGGCATAAAACAACACATCACACAACGGAGCgtccagctgcagctctctATGAGCAACGTATGATTACTCCCATGGTTCAGGTCTATCATGGCCCATCCTTCAGCCCAAAGCATACTGAACAACAAGAAGAGGAAAGTGAGAAAGCAACTAATGATTCCAAACATCTCTGCAGAAGTCTCCTGGAAAGAGAGAATAGTTCACCACTTACTGGTTCAAATGTCAAATATACAGCTGCAGATCAATCTGCagaatttctgtcttttcaagATGCCAGCTGCTTGTACAGAAACATTCTTGAAAAGGAGAGGGAATTGCAGCAacttggaatcacagaatatttaagaaaaaatattgttcaACTCCAGCCTGAAATGGAAGTACATTATCCTGGAACACATGAGGAACTAAAGCTAATGGAGACACTAATGTACTCTAGACCAAGAAAGGTTTTTCTAGAACAAACtaaaaatgagtattttgaACTCAAGGCTAATTTACATGCTGAGCCTGACTACCTGGAAGTCCTTGAGCAGCAAACATGaagtggtgacacactgggcTAGGGCCAAATTTCTGTATTCCATTTTTAAGTTGGAACTGTTGAAAATAAAAGTGCCTTGTAATGACAGTCAACAGTAAGAAATTAAGCACAGCAGTAATCctagcaaaaaaacaaaaaaacaaccaaaaaactcAGGGATCACTGTGGGAAGCCATGGGGTTGTGTGTAGACAATATGTCTCAACTCAAGTTAAACATGAATTGTGTGATTGAACTGTGAGAGGAAGATTGCTTATTGCAATATTCCTTAGCATTTTTAAAGGTGTATATGGCATTCTCTTTTGTGTACCTAATctatgaaaaaatgtttgttacCTGTACTCTCTGTTTTTCCCCTAGTTTAATTAGATtccttaaaacaaacacaaaaagaaaaacaaacaagccctCACACCTGTGTTTGTAGTTAGAAGCTTAGAGTATTAAGTATTAGTATGAGCACTGCATACATGACCACTGTCTACAACCACACCTAACGTACTCTTATAATAAATATGAAAGGATTTAAAATGTTGTCATGCTAAATGTCcgttaaaaacaaaaagagaacaaattttGTTTATCCATTCATTGACACAGAGCCtgcatatatttaatattttatatggaACTTCATCATATGGATTCTTTATCAGTATGAGGAACAAAAAATATATGTGTTTACCCAACATCTTACAAGAAGATCTGCAAGCCTTTTGATACTTACCCTATCTGATAGCTTTACTTAAGTTTGGACAATCTTTTCTTAAGCTGCTGCTATAAAATATTGTGCATCACTGGTGTTTCAACTCAAGATCGTGGGCAATTGGAAAAGCTACTGAGGTTCAGCTGTAAATATATTGCTGTATTTAATAAGTTTGATTTTTATATATCTATCtataaaaatcatttctgtgctgGCTTTAACTATCCTCGGAGGAAATTAGTTTGCTGCAACTAGGAACTTCCAGGTGCAAAAGCAGGTTCTTTCCCTCACTACCCAAAAGCA is a genomic window of Meleagris gallopavo isolate NT-WF06-2002-E0010 breed Aviagen turkey brand Nicholas breeding stock chromosome 1, Turkey_5.1, whole genome shotgun sequence containing:
- the SLITRK6 gene encoding LOW QUALITY PROTEIN: SLIT and NTRK-like protein 6 (The sequence of the model RefSeq protein was modified relative to this genomic sequence to represent the inferred CDS: inserted 1 base in 1 codon); this translates as MKLWIFVVCSVLVASDPFQSETSFTRIRGSCQSLCSCEEKDGTMIINCEERGIKMVSEINVPPSRPFHLNLLNNGLTVLHVNDFAGLVNAISLHLGFNNIADIEPGAFNGLNLLKQLHINHNSLEILKEDTFDGLENLEFLQADNNFITVIEASAFSKLSRLKVLILNDNAIEYLPPNIFRFVPLTHLDLRGNQLQTLPYVGFLEHIGRILDLQLEDNKWACNCDLLQLKTWLENMPPQSIIGDVVCNSPPVIKGSILNRLKKESLCPIPTVNELEDPSGSLPLVITTSVSDSHLSTKVIPILKAPTKETNLMLHTSKPTTQFPGIYCPIPCHCTSHMLSGVLMHCQERNIESLSDLGPPPTNPKKLILAGNIIQTLLKSDLMDYASLEMLHLGNNRIEILEEGAFMNLTKLQKLYLNGNHLTKLSQNLFLGLQHLEYLYLEYNAIKEVLPGTFNTMPKLKVLYLNNNLLQTLPPHIFSGVPLARLNLKTNQFAHLPVSNILDELDMLVQIELEDNPWDCTCDSVGLQKWIQKLSKSTMMGDIFCKSPGHLEKKXLKSLNSEVLCPDLINSPALPTHASFAVVATSTTSNTADTILQSLTDAVPLSVLILGLLIVFIIIVFCAAGIVVLVLHRRRRCKKKQASEQMRDSSPVHLQYSMYGHKTTHHTTERPAAALYEQRMITPMVQVYHGPSFSPKHTEQQEEESEKATNDSKHLCRSLLERENSSPLTGSNVKYTAADQSAEFLSFQDASCLYRNILEKERELQQLGITEYLRKNIVQLQPEMEVHYPGTHEELKLMETLMYSRPRKVFLEQTKNEYFELKANLHAEPDYLEVLEQQT